Proteins encoded by one window of Fischerella sp. PCC 9605:
- the hpsJ-A gene encoding HpsJ-like protein, cyanoexosortase A-associated: MTKPTTDKLIPLLNELQEFAYKMADSMNIFRVLGYGLLLLALFDILEMFIPPGFMNPAWEFQTFGALVERVPVPLIGFVLVFYGEKYSRKEWEFRILKFLSWLTLLLALLFLLLIPLGIANTVRLTNTTVSKINILSQQKLTQAEQLEKQLNQATPEQINNFLKSQGRSLEGQNPQEVKNQILSQISQAKEKIQTQTKATQSSQRTKLLKNSIKWNLGALVSAALFLSIWQGTRWARMN, encoded by the coding sequence ATGACTAAACCCACGACTGATAAATTAATTCCCTTGTTAAACGAGCTACAGGAATTTGCCTATAAAATGGCAGATTCTATGAATATATTTCGAGTGCTTGGCTATGGTCTATTACTCTTAGCCTTGTTTGATATTCTTGAGATGTTTATACCGCCAGGCTTTATGAACCCTGCTTGGGAATTTCAAACCTTTGGAGCACTGGTTGAAAGAGTACCTGTACCTTTAATCGGATTTGTATTGGTATTTTATGGAGAAAAGTATTCGAGAAAAGAATGGGAATTCCGGATTTTGAAATTCCTGTCTTGGTTAACTTTATTGTTAGCATTATTGTTCTTATTACTCATTCCTTTGGGAATTGCTAACACTGTTAGACTCACTAATACAACTGTTAGTAAAATCAATATATTATCCCAACAAAAACTCACTCAAGCTGAACAATTGGAAAAGCAACTGAACCAAGCTACACCTGAACAGATTAATAATTTTTTGAAAAGCCAAGGTCGCTCATTAGAAGGTCAAAATCCTCAAGAAGTCAAAAATCAAATTTTGTCACAAATATCTCAAGCTAAAGAAAAAATTCAAACTCAAACAAAAGCTACTCAGTCTTCTCAGAGAACAAAATTGCTCAAGAATTCTATAAAGTGGAACTTAGGAGCTTTAGTTTCTGCTGCTTTGTTTCTAAGTATTTGGCAGGGAACTCGTTGGGCAAGAATGAATTGA
- the crtA gene encoding cyanoexosortase A, which yields MKANRLIEIKPLKNIQFWLLGIGAGLTAIILTLSWKSGDIAHVGMSIVFLLAVVSLLEDKRDQLTLESGIFPSILGGLLIGNLLWQSANFHHVNSPEIFIRVSPLISALGLGLLASGFKGLKQYSQELTILFFLGIPKLVLSSLFDISPLTAKFSAFLLWYCGVDVSLQGVFLNLPTGSVKVYEGCSGIESVCYLLGIAVICLLMFPTKRKQRVLVIFVAVALGFIINGIRVALLAVMVLKVNYPAFIYWHEGDGSLIFGMIEVLAFVLFYFLLHQQQEQKNQD from the coding sequence ATGAAAGCTAACCGCTTAATTGAAATTAAACCACTAAAAAATATCCAGTTCTGGCTCTTAGGAATAGGAGCCGGTTTAACTGCGATTATCTTAACTCTTTCCTGGAAATCTGGAGATATTGCCCATGTAGGAATGAGTATAGTGTTTTTGTTAGCCGTCGTTTCTTTACTTGAAGACAAACGCGACCAACTAACTTTAGAAAGTGGAATTTTTCCCAGCATTTTAGGTGGATTATTGATTGGTAATCTGCTTTGGCAAAGTGCTAATTTTCATCATGTTAATTCACCTGAAATTTTTATTCGCGTCTCACCATTGATTTCTGCTCTAGGTCTTGGTTTGCTAGCTTCTGGTTTCAAAGGATTAAAACAATATTCGCAAGAACTCACTATATTGTTTTTTTTAGGTATTCCGAAGTTAGTGCTATCATCTCTGTTTGATATTTCTCCCTTGACGGCTAAATTTTCGGCTTTCCTGCTTTGGTACTGCGGTGTTGATGTGTCCCTACAAGGAGTTTTCTTAAATTTACCAACAGGAAGTGTCAAGGTTTATGAGGGCTGTTCAGGCATTGAATCTGTCTGCTATCTTTTAGGCATCGCTGTAATTTGTTTGCTGATGTTTCCAACTAAACGAAAACAGAGAGTTTTAGTAATATTCGTGGCTGTGGCATTGGGATTCATTATCAATGGGATACGCGTTGCTCTGCTAGCTGTGATGGTACTAAAAGTTAACTACCCAGCATTTATTTACTGGCATGAAGGCGATGGTTCCTTGATATTTGGAATGATTGAAGTGTTGGCATTTGTTTTGTTTTACTTTTTACTGCACCAACAACAGGAACAAAAAAATCAAGATTAA
- a CDS encoding PEP-CTERM sorting domain-containing protein, whose amino-acid sequence MKFTMKLLTNTTVAATVLTAGFVATDQTLAASATFKDVNAATLELFDESGKLVGSGGFTYKPFSGSFVQLRPGVVYENPQDPILSSNVTRRFTPPEEYSLVNSFSVDLLLDGFEFQIPSPTSTVFELNETGQSIVGAFVYFWKPTNFAMSPPGPTDVLLSVLGGDPRSPLLGTRNNWDGCLPRCGVSQRDLFSIDSDGTWGFLGFPVSGQGPVSGRGRWKATAVPEPTTIGGTLLLVAGLIARKRKKQSAK is encoded by the coding sequence ATGAAATTCACAATGAAGCTACTAACAAACACAACTGTAGCTGCAACTGTTTTGACAGCGGGGTTTGTCGCCACAGATCAAACTCTAGCTGCTTCTGCCACCTTTAAAGATGTCAATGCGGCAACATTAGAGTTATTCGATGAATCAGGAAAGTTAGTCGGAAGTGGAGGATTTACATACAAACCCTTTTCAGGAAGTTTTGTACAGTTGAGACCCGGTGTTGTTTACGAAAATCCTCAAGACCCAATCCTGTCATCGAATGTGACGCGTCGCTTTACACCACCCGAGGAATATTCTCTTGTTAACAGCTTCTCAGTAGATTTGCTGTTGGATGGTTTTGAATTTCAAATCCCTAGTCCCACATCTACAGTTTTTGAACTGAATGAAACTGGTCAGAGCATTGTAGGAGCATTCGTCTATTTTTGGAAACCTACAAATTTTGCAATGTCTCCACCAGGCCCGACAGATGTGCTTTTGAGTGTGTTGGGAGGAGATCCTCGGTCTCCCTTATTGGGGACTCGAAACAATTGGGACGGATGCTTACCCAGATGTGGAGTTAGTCAGAGGGATCTTTTCAGTATCGATTCAGATGGAACTTGGGGTTTCTTGGGTTTTCCTGTAAGTGGACAAGGCCCTGTAAGTGGTAGAGGCAGATGGAAAGCAACAGCAGTTCCTGAACCCACAACTATTGGAGGAACTTTGCTGTTAGTTGCCGGCTTGATTGCAAGGAAGCGCAAAAAGCAGTCAGCAAAATGA
- a CDS encoding sirohydrochlorin chelatase produces MLIFDTTNLNQPEYPSVETLELPPLPIKRPVLMIGHGTRDADGRQALLDFAAIYQTLDRSRPVVPCFLELTGPTIQEGIDQCVEQGYTEFSVLPVLLFAARHNKFDVTNELDRAKAKYPQLKFHYGRHFGITPGIIELWRSRLAELDKPENNPLQISRADTVLLFVGRGSSDPDANGDVYKLARILWEGSGYSTVETCFIGITHPRLEEGFRRARLYQPKRIIVLPYFLFTGALVKKIFNITAQQQEQYPEISMTCLPEMGLHPQLFSVLREREIETQLGQVQMNCEMCKFRLAAISNHHGHNHSHDHHHHDHHNHDHSHPPVDPYADIEQYHQKIWQAP; encoded by the coding sequence ATGCTTATTTTTGACACAACAAATCTGAACCAACCAGAATACCCAAGCGTCGAAACTCTAGAATTGCCACCATTGCCAATTAAGCGTCCTGTGTTGATGATTGGTCATGGCACTAGGGATGCAGATGGAAGGCAGGCTTTATTAGATTTTGCTGCGATTTATCAAACTTTAGATCGATCGCGTCCAGTCGTACCTTGTTTTCTGGAATTGACTGGCCCGACAATTCAAGAAGGTATCGACCAGTGTGTAGAACAAGGCTACACAGAATTCTCTGTCTTACCAGTGCTGCTATTTGCCGCACGGCATAATAAGTTTGATGTTACGAATGAGCTTGACCGCGCTAAGGCTAAGTATCCGCAGTTGAAGTTTCATTACGGGCGGCATTTTGGAATTACCCCCGGTATTATCGAATTGTGGCGATCGCGTTTAGCAGAACTCGACAAACCAGAAAATAACCCCCTGCAAATCTCTCGTGCTGACACAGTTCTGTTGTTTGTCGGTCGTGGTTCCAGCGATCCCGATGCTAATGGTGATGTTTACAAACTCGCTCGTATTCTTTGGGAAGGTAGCGGCTACTCAACTGTCGAAACCTGCTTTATCGGCATTACTCACCCCAGACTAGAAGAAGGTTTCCGTCGCGCCCGTTTATACCAACCAAAACGCATTATTGTCCTACCATACTTCCTGTTTACTGGCGCTTTAGTGAAAAAAATCTTTAACATCACTGCCCAACAGCAGGAACAATATCCAGAAATTTCCATGACCTGTTTGCCAGAAATGGGACTGCATCCCCAGCTATTTTCTGTACTCAGAGAGCGAGAAATCGAAACCCAACTGGGACAAGTGCAGATGAATTGTGAAATGTGTAAATTCCGCCTCGCTGCCATATCAAATCACCACGGACACAATCATTCTCATGACCACCACCATCACGATCATCACAATCACGACCACTCCCACCCGCCTGTAGACCCATATGCAGATATAGAGCAGTACCATCAAAAAATTTGGCAAGCACCCTAA
- the sipA gene encoding regulatory protein SipA codes for MSKEFSIGSKVRVVALPPYVKTADPMPMLRPPDVIRIGEEGVVLDRRPGGYWGVRFARGAFLMESQYIDSIESPQAENSSQ; via the coding sequence ATGTCCAAAGAATTTTCCATCGGTAGCAAAGTCCGCGTTGTCGCCCTACCGCCCTACGTTAAAACCGCCGATCCTATGCCTATGCTGCGTCCTCCCGATGTGATTCGCATTGGTGAAGAGGGTGTGGTACTTGATCGCCGTCCCGGAGGATACTGGGGTGTCCGCTTTGCTAGGGGAGCCTTTCTCATGGAAAGCCAATACATCGACAGCATAGAATCTCCCCAAGCTGAGAATAGCAGCCAGTAA
- a CDS encoding peroxiredoxin, translating into MISRRNFLSILFASCFALIGWLNFAPAANALGGKLPFVNQPAPEFTLSTNSGDGKISLSDYRGQWVVLYFYPKDFTPGCTIEARRFQQDLPKYIEKNAQVIGVSADDVDSHAEFCDSEGLKFPLLADTTGAVSKAYGSWLSFVSMRHTFIIDPQGMLRETFVKVNPAIHSQEVLARLEELQQATAS; encoded by the coding sequence ATGATTTCCCGTCGCAATTTTTTAAGCATATTATTCGCTAGCTGTTTTGCGCTGATCGGTTGGTTGAATTTTGCCCCAGCAGCGAATGCGCTGGGTGGCAAACTTCCCTTTGTCAATCAACCCGCACCAGAGTTTACTTTGTCCACCAACTCTGGTGATGGCAAAATTTCCCTCTCTGATTATCGCGGTCAGTGGGTAGTCCTTTACTTTTACCCAAAAGACTTCACTCCTGGTTGCACTATAGAAGCTCGTCGCTTTCAGCAAGACTTGCCTAAATATATAGAAAAAAACGCGCAAGTAATTGGTGTTAGTGCTGACGATGTTGATTCTCACGCCGAATTCTGTGATTCGGAGGGGCTAAAATTTCCTCTGTTGGCGGATACAACGGGCGCAGTGAGTAAAGCCTACGGTTCTTGGCTGAGCTTTGTTTCTATGCGCCATACGTTTATCATCGATCCACAGGGAATGTTGCGGGAGACTTTTGTGAAAGTTAATCCAGCTATCCATAGCCAAGAAGTGCTAGCCCGACTAGAGGAATTGCAACAAGCTACCGCCTCATAA
- a CDS encoding phosphodiester glycosidase family protein translates to MKSQKLLLGIVTAVISISHSYTAQALSIPSGFQPILEDTGVQVYKKDDTNGKLEYVTVVNTAKATIENLIGAVDSTPNDRVSKKTLSNFWQDAVNQNTSSRKAKVVVNGAFFSTRDNPTGIAFGLKVHGNLITYGYAIGKEYPGQIRTFAFNPLLGSANIQAYIQQTFNRFPEVIGLLDTGANKSASKYLPRTFVGVRDDNSDGVKETVLLYSSNYARQIDASQVLRSFGASAQAMLDGGGSTGLIVDGKSFISTNRPVPHAIAVYAGK, encoded by the coding sequence GTGAAGTCGCAAAAATTACTATTAGGTATCGTCACGGCTGTAATTTCCATCTCCCACAGCTATACAGCGCAGGCACTATCAATCCCTTCTGGCTTTCAGCCAATTCTTGAAGATACTGGCGTACAAGTATACAAAAAAGATGATACAAACGGAAAGTTAGAATATGTCACCGTTGTCAATACTGCCAAAGCGACGATAGAAAACTTAATCGGTGCAGTAGATAGCACTCCTAATGACCGAGTCAGCAAAAAAACGCTCAGCAATTTTTGGCAAGATGCCGTTAACCAAAACACATCATCCCGCAAAGCAAAAGTTGTTGTGAATGGTGCGTTTTTTTCGACCCGCGATAACCCAACGGGAATTGCTTTTGGCTTGAAAGTGCATGGAAATTTGATTACCTACGGCTACGCTATAGGTAAAGAATACCCTGGTCAGATTCGCACATTTGCCTTTAATCCTTTACTAGGAAGTGCAAATATTCAGGCATATATCCAACAGACATTCAACCGTTTCCCTGAAGTTATCGGCCTATTGGATACAGGTGCAAATAAATCTGCTAGTAAATATTTACCGCGAACCTTTGTTGGTGTTCGAGATGATAACAGTGATGGTGTGAAAGAAACAGTACTTTTATATTCAAGTAACTATGCTCGTCAAATTGACGCATCTCAAGTTCTCAGAAGCTTTGGTGCTAGTGCCCAAGCCATGCTAGATGGTGGTGGTAGCACTGGACTAATTGTGGATGGCAAATCTTTTATTTCCACAAATCGTCCAGTACCACATGCGATCGCAGTTTATGCTGGTAAGTAA